One genomic segment of Culturomica massiliensis includes these proteins:
- a CDS encoding bifunctional metallophosphatase/5'-nucleotidase: MMFFARFRVLVWIAVLSLAVVVYSCDEPGKERELILLHTNDSHGSIVPVDSMGGMAERATFIREIREKNKHVLLVDAGDFNTGQAASNMADAHPDIAAYNYMGYDAVTVGNHEFDKPLEVLLKQMEWADFPFVVSNIRQKGKILGQEYLIKEIGGIKVGVFGITTVHTRHISVCADKLDFEEEIHTAARMVKVLREQGADVVIGLVHLGFTETTPDYVTSRKLASQVDGIDILVDGHSHSYIEKPEWVNRTWIVTANQSGRYVGMGKLRVKGHRLTGFDWKSVPIKGYAPDIMLWRQLEPYIEVAHSDLQTVVGLATKEFALYERDENVARYRESSLGNLVADALKWKATEGLHLKADFGLVNSGGIRAGLPAGEITREEVLSVLPFANVLEVIGMSGADVRRLFTFIASVTPGNGAFAQVSGDVHVVYDRQARQVKALSIGGKPVVDTMIYYMATCDYVAAGKDGYEAGLGNITYRENTSRLLSDVLADYIQMKGRITPYTDGRIEVK; encoded by the coding sequence ATGATGTTTTTTGCACGTTTTAGGGTGTTGGTATGGATTGCTGTTTTATCGTTGGCAGTTGTTGTATATTCCTGCGATGAACCGGGAAAGGAAAGAGAACTGATCTTGCTGCATACCAATGACAGTCATGGTAGTATTGTGCCTGTCGATAGTATGGGCGGAATGGCTGAGCGGGCTACTTTTATCCGGGAAATCCGGGAGAAGAATAAGCATGTGTTATTAGTGGACGCCGGTGATTTCAATACAGGGCAGGCAGCTTCGAATATGGCAGACGCTCATCCGGATATTGCAGCCTATAATTATATGGGATATGATGCAGTGACGGTCGGTAATCACGAGTTCGACAAACCTTTGGAGGTGTTGCTTAAACAAATGGAATGGGCTGATTTCCCTTTTGTGGTTTCGAATATCCGGCAAAAAGGAAAGATTTTAGGTCAGGAATATCTGATTAAAGAAATCGGCGGAATAAAAGTCGGTGTATTCGGTATTACAACTGTTCATACACGTCATATCAGTGTTTGTGCCGATAAGCTGGATTTTGAAGAGGAAATTCATACTGCAGCCCGGATGGTGAAGGTGTTGAGGGAGCAAGGAGCGGATGTCGTGATCGGTTTGGTACATTTGGGATTTACAGAAACAACTCCGGATTATGTAACTTCCCGGAAGCTGGCTTCTCAGGTAGACGGTATCGATATCTTGGTAGACGGGCATTCGCATTCGTATATTGAAAAACCGGAATGGGTTAATCGTACCTGGATCGTGACTGCGAATCAGAGCGGACGTTACGTCGGAATGGGAAAACTTCGGGTAAAAGGGCACCGGCTGACAGGATTCGATTGGAAATCGGTACCTATAAAAGGGTATGCTCCGGATATAATGTTATGGCGGCAATTGGAGCCTTATATAGAGGTTGCTCATTCAGATTTGCAAACGGTTGTCGGCTTAGCAACAAAAGAATTCGCTTTGTATGAGCGGGATGAAAATGTGGCCCGCTATCGGGAGAGTAGTCTCGGAAATTTGGTCGCTGATGCCTTGAAATGGAAAGCTACGGAAGGGTTGCATCTGAAAGCTGATTTCGGTTTGGTAAATTCAGGAGGTATACGTGCCGGATTACCTGCCGGAGAGATTACCCGGGAAGAGGTTTTGTCCGTATTGCCGTTTGCCAATGTGCTGGAGGTGATCGGAATGAGCGGAGCGGATGTACGGCGCCTGTTTACCTTTATTGCTTCCGTTACCCCGGGAAACGGTGCTTTTGCTCAAGTTTCCGGGGATGTTCATGTGGTATATGACCGGCAAGCCCGACAGGTAAAGGCGTTATCAATCGGGGGGAAACCGGTGGTGGATACAATGATTTATTATATGGCAACCTGTGATTATGTGGCAGCAGGTAAGGACGGATATGAGGCCGGACTTGGAAATATAACCTACCGTGAAAATACATCCCGCTTACTTTCTGATGTATTGGCAGACTATATACAGATGAAAGGACGTATAACACCTTATACGGACGGGAGAATAGAGGTAAAATAG
- a CDS encoding cation:proton antiporter, with protein sequence MLLLSISHSLPLTDPVLKFLLILIIILSAPLLLNKLKVPHLLGLIIAGAIIGPYGLNLVLRDSSIILSGTAGLLYIMFLAGLEIDMGDFKRNSGKSLVFGMYTFLIPMGLGIVAGYYVLNFSMETSILLASMFASHTLIAYPIISRLGITKDKSVSITVGGTMITDTLALLVLTVIVGMATGQTGDYFWTRLSVSVIVFALFVVIVFPLIGRWFFKRVQDSISQYIFVLVMVFLGAYLAQLAGMEAIIGSFLAGLALNRLIPHSSPLMHRVEFIGNSIFIPFFLIGVGMLINYRVFFTSFETIKVGIVMIIIATAAKYAAAWLTQKTFRMSVDQRRVIFGLSNAQAAATLAAVMVGYNAILGQTPEGEPIRLLNESVLNGTILMILVTCTMASFSAQRGAHNLAVAQISEEKRQVEEHKERILIPVSNEETAEELVNLSLAVKSPKNMRFLYALKVLDNQSTEEGSVKQAKRLLENAALTAAATDTHLQELLRYDLNVPNAVLSVILEHSITDLVLGLHKEKGISTSFLGRITEDILNHSDVTTLIYKSVQPLSTMKRHLVVIPEQAEKEIGFTQWANRTGNLVQNTGARVVFYGTFQTLEQLKGVLPKQVQAEYKEFGDWDDFLIVFRDVRPDDMLWVVMSRHDRISYNPGMNRIPGYLNKYFQANSFILVYPLQASTKGSRYLT encoded by the coding sequence ATGTTATTGTTATCGATATCCCATTCATTGCCGCTGACAGATCCGGTATTGAAATTTTTGTTGATCCTGATTATTATTTTGTCGGCTCCTTTACTGCTGAATAAATTGAAGGTACCTCATTTGCTGGGTTTAATTATTGCCGGGGCAATTATCGGACCTTACGGTTTAAATTTGGTGCTGCGGGATAGCAGCATCATTTTATCAGGAACGGCGGGTTTGTTATATATTATGTTTTTGGCCGGTTTGGAGATCGATATGGGTGATTTTAAACGGAATAGCGGGAAGAGCCTGGTTTTCGGTATGTATACTTTTTTGATTCCGATGGGTTTAGGGATTGTCGCAGGCTATTATGTCCTGAATTTTTCAATGGAAACCTCTATTTTGCTGGCAAGTATGTTTGCTTCCCATACGCTGATTGCCTATCCGATTATCAGCCGGCTGGGCATTACGAAGGATAAATCCGTAAGTATTACCGTGGGGGGAACGATGATCACCGATACTTTGGCTTTGTTGGTGCTGACCGTTATTGTAGGAATGGCTACCGGACAGACGGGAGATTATTTCTGGACCCGGTTATCCGTATCCGTGATTGTATTCGCTTTGTTTGTCGTTATTGTTTTTCCTTTGATCGGGCGTTGGTTTTTCAAACGGGTACAGGATAGTATCTCTCAATATATTTTTGTACTGGTCATGGTATTTCTGGGTGCCTATCTGGCGCAGTTGGCCGGAATGGAAGCGATTATCGGTTCGTTTTTGGCCGGTTTGGCTTTGAATCGGTTGATTCCACATTCTTCTCCGTTGATGCACCGGGTGGAATTTATCGGGAATTCTATTTTTATTCCGTTTTTTTTGATCGGAGTCGGCATGTTGATCAATTACCGGGTGTTTTTCACTAGTTTTGAGACGATCAAGGTCGGCATTGTAATGATTATCATTGCAACGGCGGCAAAATATGCTGCTGCCTGGCTGACACAGAAGACCTTTCGTATGTCGGTGGACCAAAGGCGGGTCATTTTCGGTTTGAGTAATGCGCAGGCGGCAGCGACTCTGGCAGCCGTGATGGTTGGGTATAACGCTATTCTGGGGCAGACTCCGGAGGGAGAACCGATACGCTTATTGAACGAAAGTGTGTTGAACGGTACGATATTGATGATTTTGGTAACGTGTACGATGGCTTCTTTTTCGGCGCAGCGGGGTGCTCACAATTTGGCTGTGGCGCAGATTTCTGAGGAGAAACGCCAGGTTGAAGAGCATAAGGAGCGGATATTGATTCCGGTCAGCAATGAGGAAACCGCCGAGGAGTTGGTAAATTTGAGTCTGGCGGTGAAATCGCCGAAGAACATGCGTTTTTTGTATGCCTTGAAGGTGTTGGATAATCAATCGACGGAGGAAGGAAGTGTAAAACAGGCAAAAAGGTTATTGGAAAATGCAGCTTTGACGGCTGCGGCAACGGATACGCATTTGCAGGAACTATTACGTTATGATCTGAATGTACCGAATGCAGTATTGAGTGTGATATTGGAACACAGTATCACCGATCTGGTGCTGGGTTTGCACAAAGAAAAAGGAATCTCGACTTCTTTTTTGGGGCGTATCACAGAAGATATTTTAAATCATAGCGATGTCACGACTTTAATTTATAAATCTGTCCAGCCACTTTCAACCATGAAGCGGCATCTGGTGGTTATTCCCGAACAGGCAGAGAAGGAAATCGGTTTTACTCAATGGGCAAACCGGACCGGAAATCTGGTGCAGAATACGGGGGCCAGAGTTGTTTTTTACGGAACGTTTCAGACCTTGGAACAATTGAAAGGTGTTTTACCCAAGCAAGTACAAGCGGAGTATAAGGAGTTTGGAGATTGGGATGATTTTCTGATTGTCTTCCGGGATGTGAGGCCGGATGATATGCTTTGGGTGGTTATGAGCCGTCATGACCGGATTTCTTATAATCCGGGGATGAACCGGATCCCGGGTTATCTCAATAAATATTTTCAGGCAAACAGTTTTATTTTAGTCTATCCCTTGCAGGCAAGTACGAAGGGAAGTCGTTATTTAACCTGA
- a CDS encoding epoxyqueuosine reductase QueH: MQKLLLHTCCAPCSAAIIEWLTANGFCPTLYYFNPNIFPRTEYDIRKEECSRYARALGLEIIDGDYDHAGWLELVSGLEREPERGKRCFVCFKMRLLATARMAQEKGFDRFATTLASSRWKNLEQIAEAGHWAAGQFEGIAFWEKNWRKEGLSERRRILLAENGFYNQQYCGCEFSRRGKGDFDLRF, translated from the coding sequence ATGCAGAAATTGTTGCTACATACTTGTTGTGCTCCTTGTTCCGCAGCGATTATCGAATGGTTGACGGCAAACGGGTTTTGTCCGACATTGTATTATTTTAATCCGAATATTTTTCCACGGACGGAGTATGATATCCGGAAGGAGGAATGCAGCCGTTATGCCCGGGCTTTGGGGTTGGAGATTATAGACGGGGATTACGATCATGCGGGATGGTTGGAACTGGTCAGCGGATTGGAAAGGGAGCCCGAACGGGGAAAACGTTGCTTTGTGTGTTTTAAAATGCGTCTGCTGGCAACTGCCCGTATGGCGCAGGAGAAGGGGTTCGACCGTTTTGCAACGACACTGGCTTCTTCCCGTTGGAAGAATCTGGAACAAATTGCGGAGGCCGGACATTGGGCTGCCGGGCAATTTGAAGGGATTGCCTTTTGGGAGAAAAACTGGCGCAAAGAGGGATTATCCGAACGCCGCCGGATTTTACTGGCAGAAAACGGTTTTTACAATCAGCAATATTGCGGTTGTGAATTCAGTAGACGAGGGAAGGGGGATTTTGATTTACGATTTTAG
- a CDS encoding cation diffusion facilitator family transporter — translation MSEHHHHDHSYGITSLNKAFIIGIVLNAGFVVIEFTAGFWFDSLGLISDAGHNLGDVASLLLAMLAFRLAKVQATPRYTYGYKKSTVLVSLLNAVILLVAVGFIVGESINKLFQPRPVEGDAVAWVAGVGVLINAVTAWLFLKDKEKDLNVKGAYLHMVADALVSVGVMVSGIIIQYTGYYVIDPLIGIGIAVIIVYSTWGLLRDSLRLSMDGVPANTDYKTIEKVIVSTPGVKECHHMHIWALSTTETALTAHIVVEDIRQMEDLKCTLKHRLGNSGIAHATLEFETVGEHCDGCCENNALAD, via the coding sequence ATGTCTGAGCATCATCATCATGATCATTCGTATGGGATCACTTCGTTGAATAAGGCATTTATTATCGGAATTGTCTTAAATGCAGGTTTTGTCGTCATTGAATTTACTGCAGGTTTCTGGTTCGATTCTTTGGGATTGATTTCGGATGCCGGTCATAATCTTGGGGATGTGGCCAGTTTGTTGCTGGCTATGCTGGCTTTTCGTCTGGCCAAGGTGCAGGCGACTCCCAGATATACATACGGTTACAAGAAAAGTACGGTATTGGTTTCTTTGTTGAATGCAGTTATATTGCTGGTAGCTGTCGGTTTTATTGTCGGAGAGAGTATCAATAAATTATTCCAGCCCCGTCCGGTGGAAGGAGATGCTGTGGCCTGGGTAGCCGGTGTCGGTGTATTGATAAATGCCGTTACGGCTTGGTTGTTCCTGAAGGATAAGGAAAAGGATTTGAATGTGAAAGGCGCTTATTTGCATATGGTTGCAGATGCTTTGGTTTCAGTCGGCGTTATGGTTTCGGGCATCATTATTCAATATACGGGTTATTATGTGATAGACCCTTTGATCGGTATCGGTATTGCTGTTATTATCGTTTATTCTACCTGGGGATTGCTGCGCGATAGTTTACGGCTTTCTATGGACGGAGTTCCGGCAAATACGGATTACAAGACAATTGAAAAAGTTATCGTATCGACACCGGGGGTGAAGGAATGTCATCACATGCATATCTGGGCCTTGAGTACGACGGAAACGGCCTTGACAGCTCATATTGTCGTGGAGGACATCCGGCAGATGGAGGATTTAAAATGCACTTTAAAGCATCGTTTGGGAAATTCCGGGATTGCTCATGCTACGCTGGAGTTTGAGACTGTCGGTGAACATTGCGACGGCTGTTGTGAAAACAATGCTTTGGCAGATTGA
- a CDS encoding peroxiredoxin, whose protein sequence is MENDITAIPRIGDDAPAFKAITTEGEINFPDDFQGRWIILFSHPADFTPVCTTEFITFGNMTAEFEKMNCQLVGLSIDGVSSHIAWLRTIEEKINYKGMKNVKIHFPVIDDVGMKIAKTYGMLHPGESNTKAVRAVFFIDPEGIIRTILYYPMALGRNFDEMKRILIGLQTIDRFKVALPADWKPGDDVITTSPGTMEKAEQRANEEEAGMKCYDWFLCTKPLPLEKIEKNIRR, encoded by the coding sequence ATGGAAAACGATATCACAGCCATTCCCCGTATCGGAGATGATGCTCCGGCATTTAAAGCCATAACGACCGAGGGTGAAATTAATTTTCCCGACGACTTTCAGGGAAGATGGATCATTTTGTTCAGTCATCCGGCAGATTTTACGCCTGTATGCACGACTGAATTTATTACTTTCGGAAATATGACGGCAGAATTTGAAAAAATGAACTGTCAGTTGGTCGGACTTTCAATCGACGGCGTATCCAGCCACATAGCCTGGCTACGGACAATAGAAGAAAAAATCAATTATAAAGGAATGAAAAACGTTAAAATTCATTTCCCCGTAATCGACGATGTAGGCATGAAAATAGCCAAGACCTATGGCATGTTACATCCGGGAGAAAGCAATACCAAAGCTGTACGGGCCGTTTTTTTCATCGATCCCGAAGGCATCATCCGGACAATTCTGTACTATCCGATGGCATTGGGACGCAACTTCGACGAAATGAAACGCATCCTGATCGGTTTACAAACCATCGACCGTTTTAAAGTAGCCTTACCGGCAGACTGGAAGCCGGGAGACGATGTTATAACAACATCTCCGGGAACAATGGAAAAGGCCGAACAACGAGCCAACGAAGAGGAAGCAGGTATGAAATGTTACGATTGGTTTCTCTGTACCAAGCCGCTTCCACTGGAAAAAATAGAGAAAAATATCCGGAGATAA
- a CDS encoding MarC family protein: MNLKIILGCCVALLALVNPLQKILIVTSLQERFTSGELRYISIKSTVTAAIILIFFLFLGEITFSYVFRVELYSFQITCGAVLIYNGLSGLLKGFFLKVDEHIKIADLTTVPIAIPMIAGPATITAAVTFPVQYGREITIVAILLALGVNLFCMLQARRIGNFLIRYNFMNPLIRIIGLIVATIGLQMVFDGITLFIKSL; this comes from the coding sequence ATGAACCTAAAGATTATCCTGGGATGCTGTGTAGCTTTGTTGGCACTGGTAAATCCTTTGCAAAAGATTTTGATAGTTACGTCTTTACAGGAACGGTTTACATCGGGTGAGTTACGTTATATCTCCATAAAATCTACCGTTACTGCGGCGATTATTCTTATTTTTTTTCTTTTTTTGGGAGAGATTACTTTTTCTTATGTTTTCCGGGTCGAATTGTATTCTTTTCAGATTACGTGCGGTGCTGTATTGATATACAACGGCCTTTCGGGATTGTTGAAGGGATTTTTTCTTAAGGTGGACGAGCATATCAAGATTGCCGATTTGACGACGGTACCTATTGCCATTCCGATGATTGCCGGACCGGCCACGATTACGGCAGCCGTGACTTTCCCGGTGCAATACGGGCGGGAAATAACGATTGTTGCCATTTTATTGGCTTTGGGGGTTAATTTGTTCTGCATGTTGCAAGCCCGCCGTATCGGAAATTTTTTAATCAGGTATAATTTTATGAATCCCTTGATCCGTATTATCGGATTGATTGTGGCTACGATCGGTTTGCAAATGGTGTTTGACGGGATTACGCTTTTTATTAAAAGCCTGTAG
- a CDS encoding redoxin domain-containing protein has translation MKNLFILFLFCGVFQLTTVHAQGYNIRINVNSMAGKNVILANYFEGKVYACDTAKLDNQGNGFFRNNQKKLARGMYILLFSPSNYFDLIIGDNQHFSIKTDTTNYLQTMKFEGSPENTAFLDFQKFMTSQNQKMQVLRNEFEKNPDKGKEEIRKAYTDKFNLADHEVRKYVADLSKKYPGSALATFVNFTLSPETPDFSAQVPEGTKDRDMEIRRRAFYYTKAHFWDNTNLTDSMLIRTPVFKNKLDDYFQNWVVVHPDSLYRACVGVIEKAKPCKVMFRYLLNYCIVYTFDNKIMGMDEAFVKLGEHYYMSGQVDWLDKEQLKKITDEVIKRQYNLIGQKALDLKLPTLEGGWVSLLETKAPYTLLLFWEPNCGHCKKQVPLAKKEIYDRFSPYGLKVFAVNTHTDKKQWEEFIEKNELFDFINCWDPNRQSNYWTIYNVFSTPVMYILDKDKKIIAKNLAVEQMVDLLKNEYKKQGIEIKN, from the coding sequence ATGAAAAATCTTTTTATTCTATTCTTATTTTGTGGAGTTTTCCAACTCACGACAGTGCATGCACAGGGGTATAACATCCGAATCAACGTCAACAGTATGGCAGGTAAAAATGTAATACTCGCCAACTACTTTGAAGGCAAAGTATATGCCTGTGATACGGCAAAACTGGACAACCAGGGAAATGGCTTTTTCCGTAACAATCAGAAAAAACTGGCAAGGGGAATGTATATCCTGCTGTTTTCTCCCAGTAACTATTTCGATCTGATCATCGGAGACAATCAGCATTTTTCGATAAAAACCGATACGACCAACTATCTGCAAACCATGAAATTCGAAGGTTCTCCCGAAAATACAGCTTTTCTGGACTTTCAGAAATTCATGACCTCTCAAAATCAGAAAATGCAGGTATTGAGAAATGAATTTGAAAAAAATCCGGATAAAGGAAAAGAAGAAATCAGAAAAGCCTATACCGATAAATTCAATCTGGCCGACCACGAAGTCCGCAAATATGTTGCCGATCTGAGTAAAAAATACCCGGGTTCGGCATTAGCAACCTTCGTAAACTTTACACTCAGTCCGGAAACACCCGATTTTTCAGCACAGGTACCCGAAGGTACAAAAGACCGGGATATGGAAATCCGCCGCCGGGCATTCTACTACACCAAAGCACATTTCTGGGACAATACAAATCTTACAGACAGCATGCTGATCCGGACTCCGGTATTCAAAAACAAACTGGACGACTATTTTCAAAATTGGGTAGTCGTACATCCGGACTCTCTGTACCGTGCCTGTGTAGGTGTCATCGAAAAGGCCAAACCCTGTAAGGTAATGTTCCGTTACCTGCTGAACTACTGCATCGTATACACCTTCGATAATAAAATCATGGGAATGGACGAAGCCTTTGTAAAATTAGGTGAACATTATTATATGAGCGGACAAGTGGATTGGCTCGACAAAGAGCAATTGAAAAAAATCACGGATGAAGTCATTAAAAGACAATATAACTTAATCGGTCAGAAAGCCCTGGATTTAAAATTGCCGACTTTAGAAGGCGGATGGGTAAGTTTGCTTGAAACCAAAGCTCCTTATACCCTGCTTCTATTCTGGGAACCCAATTGCGGACATTGCAAAAAACAGGTTCCTTTGGCCAAAAAAGAAATATATGACCGGTTCAGCCCGTATGGATTAAAAGTATTTGCCGTCAATACGCATACCGATAAGAAGCAATGGGAAGAATTTATAGAGAAAAACGAGCTTTTTGATTTTATCAATTGCTGGGATCCGAACAGACAATCCAATTACTGGACAATCTACAACGTATTCTCAACCCCGGTCATGTACATTCTCGATAAAGACAAAAAAATCATAGCCAAAAACCTGGCTGTCGAACAAATGGTCGACCTGCTCAAAAACGAATACAAAAAACAGGGCATCGAGATAAAAAACTAA
- a CDS encoding tetratricopeptide repeat protein encodes MNIRYGLIITVVVLLASCNSKVTQTNKNGLNYIKQGLYDQAIVEFNNAIITDNEWLPAYYNRAICYANTKRYKEALNDFNYILANCPDHAESYFNRGIVYENIGIYNSAIKDYSQTINLRPDFITAYHYRGIARFYMKDYEGALADYNKAMELGLAETGLYFNRGVIMQIQGNLDAAIKDYTEAINIDPSNAKSYYNRGIAKLAQERSDEALKDLEIASRLGFAKANDAINTYFRY; translated from the coding sequence ATGAATATTAGATATGGATTGATTATCACGGTAGTGGTTTTATTGGCTTCCTGTAACAGCAAAGTTACCCAAACCAATAAAAACGGATTGAATTACATCAAACAAGGCTTGTACGATCAGGCCATCGTAGAGTTCAACAATGCAATTATAACGGATAATGAATGGTTACCGGCTTATTACAACCGGGCAATTTGCTATGCCAATACCAAACGTTACAAAGAAGCTCTGAACGATTTCAATTACATTCTCGCCAATTGCCCGGATCATGCTGAATCTTATTTTAACCGGGGGATTGTGTATGAGAATATCGGCATATACAACAGTGCCATTAAAGATTACTCGCAAACGATCAACTTACGTCCGGACTTTATCACAGCCTATCATTACCGGGGAATTGCCCGGTTTTATATGAAAGATTACGAAGGAGCCCTGGCCGACTACAACAAAGCAATGGAACTCGGGCTGGCCGAAACCGGACTTTATTTCAACCGGGGAGTAATCATGCAAATACAAGGCAACCTTGATGCTGCGATTAAAGATTATACAGAAGCCATCAACATCGATCCTTCCAATGCAAAATCCTATTACAACCGGGGAATTGCCAAGTTGGCTCAGGAACGGTCTGACGAAGCTTTGAAAGATCTTGAGATAGCATCCCGGCTGGGTTTTGCCAAAGCTAATGATGCAATCAACACTTACTTCAGATATTAA
- a CDS encoding YgiQ family radical SAM protein — translation MNNERKLQWLPTSAKEVQERGWDTLDVILFSGDAYVDHPSFGIAVIGRLLESLGLKVAIVPQPNWRDDLRDFKKLGRPNLFFGISAGSMDSMVNHYTAAKRLRFDDAYTPGGKSGFRPDMPTIVYTRILKQLYPDIPVIIGGIEASLRRLTHYDYWQDRLRPSILTESGADMLIYGMGEKPLTELCRLLKKGVPFAGLTNVPQTCIQRPQHESCAGNKKWQTIRLFSHEECLKDPINHARNFRHIEEESNSLEAARLIQAYEDVQIIVNPPYPPMSTSEIDAIYALPFTRLPHPRYKGKEIPAYNMIRHSVTLHRGCFGGCAFCTISAHQGKFISSRSEESIRQELEEITRMPDFRGTVTDLGGPSANMYGMQGQNKTLCAACKRASCAFPTVCKNLNTDHGPLLKIYTITRQQPKIKHAFVGSGIRYDLCLHDSGNKNINRTNEEYLQTVIRHHVSGHFKVAPEHATDNVLKIMRKPSFKLFYELKEKFDAINSRNGQKQQIIPYFISSHPGCHLEDMAELAILTRELNFRLEQVQDFTPTPMTLATTIFYTGYHPYSLQKIASPKSESEKKQQNMFFFWYKREFREKIIATLKRIKRPDLIKKIYNR, via the coding sequence ATGAACAACGAAAGGAAACTACAATGGTTACCGACTTCTGCTAAAGAAGTACAGGAACGTGGTTGGGACACACTGGATGTCATCTTATTTTCCGGAGATGCCTATGTCGATCATCCTTCCTTCGGTATTGCCGTTATCGGAAGACTTTTAGAATCTTTAGGCTTAAAGGTAGCGATCGTCCCCCAACCCAATTGGCGTGATGATCTCCGTGATTTCAAAAAACTGGGACGTCCCAATCTTTTCTTCGGTATAAGTGCCGGTAGTATGGATTCAATGGTAAACCATTATACCGCCGCCAAAAGGCTGAGGTTTGACGACGCATATACCCCCGGAGGAAAATCCGGATTCCGTCCCGATATGCCTACAATCGTCTATACCCGGATACTGAAACAACTTTATCCGGACATACCTGTAATCATCGGCGGAATAGAAGCTTCGTTACGGCGGTTGACACATTACGACTATTGGCAGGATCGCCTGCGTCCGTCCATCCTGACCGAAAGCGGTGCCGACATGCTGATCTACGGCATGGGAGAAAAACCGCTTACAGAACTGTGCAGACTATTAAAAAAAGGAGTTCCTTTTGCCGGTTTAACCAATGTTCCGCAAACCTGTATACAAAGACCGCAACATGAATCCTGTGCCGGAAATAAAAAATGGCAAACGATCCGCCTGTTTTCACACGAAGAATGCCTGAAAGATCCGATAAATCACGCCCGTAATTTCCGCCACATCGAAGAGGAATCCAACAGTCTGGAAGCTGCCCGGCTCATACAAGCTTACGAAGACGTTCAAATCATCGTCAATCCGCCTTATCCTCCCATGAGTACATCTGAAATCGATGCTATATATGCCTTACCTTTCACCCGCCTCCCACACCCACGTTACAAAGGGAAAGAAATTCCGGCTTACAATATGATCCGGCATTCCGTGACTCTTCACCGGGGATGCTTCGGAGGTTGCGCCTTCTGTACGATATCTGCCCATCAGGGGAAATTCATTTCTTCCCGTTCCGAAGAGTCCATACGACAGGAACTGGAAGAAATTACCCGTATGCCCGACTTTCGGGGGACAGTAACCGACCTGGGCGGCCCCTCCGCCAATATGTACGGAATGCAAGGCCAAAACAAAACTCTATGTGCCGCTTGTAAACGCGCTTCCTGTGCTTTCCCGACCGTATGTAAAAACCTGAACACAGATCACGGCCCCCTTTTAAAAATATATACCATAACCCGGCAACAGCCCAAAATCAAACATGCATTCGTCGGCTCCGGCATCCGCTACGACCTTTGCCTGCACGATTCCGGAAATAAAAACATCAACCGGACCAATGAAGAATATTTACAAACCGTCATCCGTCATCACGTATCCGGACACTTTAAAGTAGCACCGGAACATGCAACCGATAATGTCTTGAAAATAATGCGGAAACCTTCATTCAAACTATTCTATGAACTGAAGGAAAAATTCGATGCGATAAACAGCCGGAATGGACAGAAACAACAAATAATCCCCTACTTTATATCCTCCCATCCGGGATGTCACCTGGAAGATATGGCTGAATTGGCTATTCTTACCCGTGAATTGAATTTCCGGTTGGAACAGGTGCAGGATTTTACCCCGACACCCATGACATTGGCAACTACGATTTTCTATACCGGATACCATCCCTATTCGCTGCAAAAAATCGCATCCCCAAAATCAGAATCGGAAAAAAAACAACAAAATATGTTCTTTTTCTGGTATAAAAGAGAGTTTCGGGAAAAAATTATCGCTACCTTAAAAAGAATTAAACGTCCGGATCTTATAAAAAAAATATATAACAGATAA